Proteins encoded within one genomic window of Paraglaciecola psychrophila 170:
- a CDS encoding type II toxin-antitoxin system Phd/YefM family antitoxin has translation MDAISYTAARANLANTIAHVCNDHAPIIITRKVKLLML, from the coding sequence ATGGATGCAATAAGCTATACCGCAGCTAGAGCAAATTTAGCAAATACAATAGCGCATGTTTGTAATGACCACGCGCCAATTATCATTACCCGTAAAGTGAAGCTCCTGATGTTATGA
- a CDS encoding class I SAM-dependent methyltransferase — protein MLKKSIEKAVSNNVLRSERDMERDQYRNPVATLDFFGVQPNMTVAELGPSSGWYTRILAPLTVENGKYIALNNSPTPGERYERGMQWRETFIEHKSGMFGHNASARFIGQTVPFAAPNSVDTVLIIRGMHGQIGRGDVNGLLAEVLETLKPGGVLGIVQHREREDFDTDPKETMRGYVKQSYIVDLVKKAGFELAATSEINANKKDPADWENGVWALQAGKPIAEKDQKFREIGESDRMTLKFVKPVK, from the coding sequence GTGCTAAAAAAATCTATTGAAAAAGCCGTAAGTAATAATGTATTACGTTCTGAGCGAGACATGGAGCGCGATCAATATCGTAATCCTGTCGCGACACTAGACTTCTTTGGAGTGCAGCCAAATATGACGGTTGCCGAACTGGGTCCATCGAGTGGCTGGTATACCCGTATACTAGCGCCTCTTACTGTCGAGAACGGTAAATACATCGCATTGAACAATAGTCCAACACCTGGCGAGCGCTACGAGCGTGGAATGCAGTGGCGTGAAACATTTATCGAACATAAGAGTGGCATGTTTGGACACAATGCATCAGCTCGCTTCATAGGACAAACAGTTCCATTTGCAGCGCCCAACAGCGTTGACACTGTGCTTATTATTCGTGGAATGCATGGACAGATTGGCCGAGGCGATGTCAACGGTTTATTAGCAGAAGTATTAGAAACACTGAAACCAGGCGGAGTGCTAGGCATAGTTCAGCACCGTGAGCGTGAAGACTTCGACACAGATCCTAAAGAAACAATGCGCGGTTATGTGAAGCAAAGTTATATTGTCGATTTGGTAAAAAAAGCAGGCTTTGAATTAGCCGCAACCAGTGAAATAAATGCCAACAAGAAAGACCCTGCAGATTGGGAAAACGGCGTTTGGGCACTTCAGGCTGGTAAGCCTATTGCTGAAAAAGACCAAAAATTCCGTGAAATTGGTGAGTCAGACAGGATGACTCTGAAATTTGTGAAGCCGGTTAAATAA
- a CDS encoding phytanoyl-CoA dioxygenase family protein translates to MLSTEQIKHFDEQGFIVLDEIIPLNEIDAIKHRANSLVEQWVEDSPAHIFSTNDNNRSDDSYFLDSAEKIRCFFEEEAFNDQGELVQERALCINKIGHALHELDPIFNSFSHQKLLGDMMCDLGMTTPQIRQSMYIFKQPKIGGIVNWHQDASFFFTTPQSVITLWFAIEDATLENGCLWVEPAGHRGPLRERFNLNDTQTTMVNLDKAPWPTEKCGKPVEVKAGSLVIFQGLLPHYSAPNRSSKSRQAFTLHVTDGECEYAAQNWIQTTTLPLRGFSR, encoded by the coding sequence ATGTTGTCAACTGAACAAATAAAGCACTTCGATGAACAAGGTTTCATTGTATTGGACGAAATTATTCCTTTGAATGAAATTGATGCGATAAAACATCGTGCCAATTCACTTGTAGAACAGTGGGTTGAAGACAGTCCAGCTCATATTTTTAGTACCAATGATAATAACCGTAGTGATGATTCATATTTCCTCGATTCAGCAGAAAAAATTCGATGTTTTTTTGAAGAAGAAGCGTTTAATGATCAAGGAGAACTTGTTCAAGAACGTGCTTTATGCATCAATAAAATTGGTCATGCGCTGCATGAATTAGACCCAATATTTAACAGCTTTAGTCATCAAAAACTATTGGGCGATATGATGTGTGATCTTGGCATGACTACACCGCAAATTCGTCAATCCATGTATATTTTTAAACAACCTAAAATTGGTGGCATTGTTAATTGGCATCAAGATGCCAGTTTCTTTTTTACTACGCCGCAAAGTGTGATTACTTTGTGGTTTGCAATTGAAGACGCCACATTAGAAAACGGCTGTTTGTGGGTTGAGCCAGCAGGTCATAGAGGTCCACTTAGAGAGCGTTTTAATTTGAACGACACGCAAACTACTATGGTTAATTTGGACAAAGCCCCATGGCCAACTGAAAAGTGTGGTAAACCAGTTGAAGTGAAAGCAGGGAGTTTAGTTATTTTTCAAGGCTTGTTACCTCACTACAGCGCGCCAAATCGTTCATCCAAGTCGCGCCAAGCTTTTACATTGCATGTCACCGATGGTGAGTGCGAATACGCAGCACAGAACTGGATACAAACAACAACATTACCTTTACGAGGTTTTAGTCGTTAA